The window AGCACCGCCATCACTGATTCAGAACGACCGAACACAGCCTTTCACCCGGGGACAACAaaccgagagagagagagagagagagagagagagagagagagagagcaaggTGCTGACACACCACTTCGATGCTTCCAAGGAGGGGAACGACACCCACGGCCGCCTCCGCCACTAGCACCGGACGGAGACGTGCCGGATTTTCATCTATATCGCACACCTACATCCCTGCTCACTGGAAAGGGCAACTCCGCCCATATTGATTCACTCTGCCACCGTCACAGCATCACCCCATTGAAACTGCATCGTCACGCCTCACTAGTACCACAAGGACGAGCCTAGGGCAGCTGCATGCATCACCATGGCGCCTAGTAGTCACCGAGCCTCGGCGACACCACACCCGCCTGCAACCATGGTCAGCGCTCTGGTAAGCATGGAAGCCCCAAGTCGCAGCTGTAGGCGAGTCAACACCACGCCCACCACGCCCATAGGCAGACACAAGCCGAGAACCTCCATCCAACCCAAATCCAAAACGGATGGATCGAGAGCTCCCAACCGCAGCTGCAGTCAAGGGTAAGCCACCGGGCATAGCTCGTCCCACCACTACCGCCACCGAGCGGCATCACTGTAGGGCCCTCACAACACCTCACTGCCAAGACCGCCGCCGAATGGACGTTGCGTCGCCTTGGGGGAAAGGGAGCAACGTCCAGGGAAGACCATGCCGCCGCCAGCACTGCCTGGGCTTTGCCCGGAAGAGACCCTCGATGGCGGCGAGGGGGAGGGGTGGGAGGGAAGGGCAGACGGCGGGCGGAGCTAGCTAGGGTTCCCTCGTGTCACCTCCGGGAGGGACGCATGGGTCGAGGGTGGTTAGCTTTCACCTTTCTCAAGCAAAGGTTTGTGGACTTCTACTCGGACATGTCCGGTAGCCCCATATGATGGGGTAGGATTATGCTCATCGTGAGATCGAAATAGTAAAGAGAAGAGCCATATCCCTGTATCTTTGTctattttgtgtgtgtgtgtgttcattGTCGGGAACATGTTGCCCAACAAAATTTCAACGGATAGGTTTTGGCATAGAGGTAGGAAATAAGTTTAACTTGCTCTTCATTTGTATGCCATGCAAAGATACAACTATATCACAGACGTTTTGTACGACCTTTTTACTTAATAATTTGGCTGCATGCATCATTTCAGATGCAGAGACCTGGGGTAAtctttctttaaaaaaaaattgtatgCCATGCAAAGATACAACTGAATGCTGAACAATAATTGCTTAGATGCCACCCACGGGCCGCGGCATACACGTTGCGTGTACCCGTCTAGCCTCACTCACAAGCAGTGTGGATGCTCATCAGCTCATGAGAAGATAGCATCAAACCTTTCCCCCCCTTGAACGTTGATCCAACAAAAAGCTAGCATCAAATCTTTTTTTCCTACAACCAAGAAACAACATCAAACCTGTTCTTTTACATCAGGAAGATAGCATCGAAAATCTTATTATTACATCTTACACAACAAATAATTAATGAAAAAACCCCAGCACACACACTTCAAATCAAAACAGACGTGATGGGCGTGAAAAAATGGGaagaaacacacacacacacacacacttgaATTCCAAACAAACGGGCAAATGATGTGATGGAATACAAAAGTAATTAATGATGATGGACACCACACAAAACCACGAACATGATCAATCCATGCATACGCTAGTAGCTAGCAGTTCTTCTCGGCCTTTTGGAGCTTGCACTTCACCTTCTGGAAGACGACGGTGGTGGAGTCGGGCTTGACGAGCTGCAGCTTGAGCGGGCAGACGGCCTCGATCTTGCACTTGGTGTAGCGCGCCGTGTAGCTCACCTTGCGGGTCAGCGCCACCTCCACGTCGAACGTCCCCGTCTTGCTCTCCTTCTTGTACTCCTGCTCGCCGGCGCTGCCCAGGGACACGAAGGCGCCTTGGGACGAGGAGGTGAGGTGGTACACCCTGGTGGCGCCGGCGGGGTGCTTGTCGCCCGTGGCGGCGATCTGCACGCGGTCGAACTGCTGGCCGTCGAACCTGTAGGCGGCCACGAAGGGCTCCACGTTCTTCATGCTCATGGCCCAGTTGGGGTTGCGGACCTTGAGGGTGAGCGAGAGGTTGTAGGCGATCCCCGTCACCGGGGAGGTGAGCAGGTCGAACCTGGTGAGCGAGGCGTCCTCCACGGTGATGGTGACGTGGCGGAGGTAGACGAAGGCGGCCAGGAGGACGGCGAGGAGGACCACGACCGCGACGACGCCGAAGCAGATGAAGAGGTACTTGACTTCGTCCCTCGTCAGGTAGCAGTCGTCGTCGCGGCCGCACATTGTTGCCGCCGGCCGGAGGCTTTTCTTCTCGGCGGAGGTGGTGTTTATCAGGAGTTTGCTGCCATATACTGACTCTAGAGGAGGTGGGTGTTTATCAGGGACTAGAGCCTGTGGGTAGAATCTCTGGCTGGGGGTGGAAGCAAGCAAAGTATCTACGTGGTCCGTGTGATTGTGTATAGCATTTGCGAACAGCTCAACTGCCATGTGAATTTGCTTTTGTCACTCACACTCTGGTAGGAGCAGAGCATCCGACATGTGTGTCGCTCGTCTTGCCATAAGAAAAGGGCCCACATATGGGTCCAGCTGCGTCTCAGGGTCCCTTCGAAACAAAACGCTAATATAAGAGCTACACTGGCAGTCCGTGGGCAGTTACCGGTCACACCTCATATTTTTTACTATGCATCCGAGTATCTCATATTTCACCCCCAAAATTCATACAAagcatgcaaaagaaaaaaattctgcGTGCTGCGCAAAACTGCGCTTCGGCGTCGCCGGATCTCTATGGTGGGCACCGGGTAGACGGGAGCGTAGGAGCGCTCGTCCATATCGGCAAGCATCTCGTCAACTTCTGCTTCCTGATCCGCCTGGAGGATacggcggttggcctcctcctTTGCCTCCGATTGGAGGGAATCGAGGATTGCCTGCTGCCCCGCCTGCAGATCTGCGTCCCCCGCGCCCCCAcgtcctccttctcctcctcatcctcctcgtcctcctcgaaCTCCTCTTTCGGATCCACCGCACCCGGTGGAAGCCCCGCGGGCCGCGGCGATCCGGGCTTCGCACCTTGCCCGGGTCTGCTCAAGGAGCTGCAGTTGGTGCTACAACGTTAGATAAGGGTAGCTCCTAACCCGTCGGCGTGGTGGCATGGCTACTTGATTGTGGTGGCGGACGGCGGGCGGCCGACGATTGAAATGTGGAGGTGGACGGCAATTGAAAAGTGGAGGCGGCGGACGAGAGGGGAGGAAATGTGGACGGATAGGGTTTCGGGGCCGGCGCCTGTCTTAAATAGCCGGGCTAGGGGGCTTGCGCGGCGCGCCGGAGCGCTGACAAGCGGTGCCATCAGTCTGTCTAGCGAGACGAGTTTCAAACCGTCGGGTTTCAGAGTGTTTTCCTAGGGGACCCGCACGTCAGTCCGACGTGGCGGACGCGGCCGATCGCGTCCGAGCCTTTTCATATCCGTCCCAGATATGGGTTGGATATGAAGGGTGCATGTCAGCCCAGACGTTTGAGACTCGTTTGAGACacccggttgtagatgctctaatacCTCAAAAGTGACGGGCCATCCGCCTGAGGGTTTGAGGcacccggctgtagatgctctaatacCTCAAAAGTGAGACGGCCGGTCCATCCGTGGATAAGACTCGGTCACCCCTCATTTCTCCTATTTTCATAATACAC is drawn from Aegilops tauschii subsp. strangulata cultivar AL8/78 chromosome 1, Aet v6.0, whole genome shotgun sequence and contains these coding sequences:
- the LOC109749414 gene encoding NDR1/HIN1-like protein 10; the protein is MAVELFANAIHNHTDHVDTLLASTPSQRFYPQALVPDKHPPPLESVYGSKLLINTTSAEKKSLRPAATMCGRDDDCYLTRDEVKYLFICFGVVAVVVLLAVLLAAFVYLRHVTITVEDASLTRFDLLTSPVTGIAYNLSLTLKVRNPNWAMSMKNVEPFVAAYRFDGQQFDRVQIAATGDKHPAGATRVYHLTSSSQGAFVSLGSAGEQEYKKESKTGTFDVEVALTRKVSYTARYTKCKIEAVCPLKLQLVKPDSTTVVFQKVKCKLQKAEKNC